Within Cnuibacter physcomitrellae, the genomic segment ATCGCCAGCACGATCCCCGGCAGCCCCGCCCCGCTTCCGATGTCGGCCACGGAGGTGTCCGCCTCGAACAGGGGAGCGGGGAGGGCGCAGTTCACGATGTGCCTGCTCCACAATCGCGGAAGCTCCAGCGGACCGATCAGGCCGAGCGTCTCCCCGCGCGCAGCGAGGTCGGCCGCGAAGGCGCGCGCCTTCTCGATCCCGTCGCCGAACAGCGAAGCCGCGACCGCGGGCTCCGCCTCGACCTCGACAGCGGGGGAGTCCATGCTCACGCGCGGGTGATCACCGTGTGACGATCGCGCCCCTCGCCCTCCGACTCCGAGCCGAAGCCACGGCCGGCGGCGATGTCGTGCACCAGCTTGCGCTCGTACGACGACATGGGCTCGAGGTGAGCCTCCTCGGCACCGGCGTCCAGCTGACCGATCGCGCGGTCGACCATCGCCTCGAGCTCACGCTGGCGAGCGTCGCGGCTGCCGCCCACGTCGAGGATGAGCCGGCTGAACTCGCCGGTCTTCGCCTGGACGGCGAGACGCGTGAGCTCCTGGAGAGCCGTCACCGTCTCGGGGTTCGACAGGACGTGGAGGTTGCTGTCGCCGGAGGCCACGACCGAGACATAGGTCCGGCCATCGCGGACCTCGATGTCGATGTCGCCGTCGATGTCGCAGATGTCGAGGAGCTCCTCGATGTAGTCGGCGGCGATGTCGCCGTCGTCCTGGACGGCGGCGTCCACGGTCTCGGTCTCCGTCACGTCGGTCTCGGTCACTTCTGACCCCCCTGCTTCTTCGCTCGTGCCTTGCTGATCGGCTGCTGGCGCTGAGTGCTCTGCTTCGGCTGCTCGATCTCCTCGACGCCGGGATCGTCCTTCTGGACCAGCTTGCCCCGCTTGGCCAGACGGGCCTCACGGGCCTTCGCGGCCTCGCTGCCCGGGGTCGGCATGTTGCGGATGACGAGGAACTGCTGACCCATCGTCCAGAAGTTCGACGTGAGCCAGTAGAACATCACGCCCAGCGGGAAGGCGACACCCGAGAAGACGAACACCAGCGGGAGGATGTAGAGCAGGATGCGCTGCTGGCGGTACATCGGGCTCGCCTTGGCCTCCGGCGACTGGTTCTTCGCCATGATCTGCAGCTGGGTGTAGAACTGCGAGGCCGTCATGAGAACGACCATCAGACCGGCGATCACCATGACCTGCCACGGTCCGCCCGCGTTCCAGGACCCGATGAAGGTGTCGTGCAGCGGAGCCACGCCGAACAGCGTCGCGTCGCCGAACTGCTTGCCGAGCTCAGCGTTCAGGGGGCCGACGCCCGCCTGACCTTTCTGAGCATTGTTCAGCACAGAGAAGAGGCTGAAGAAGATCGGCATCTGGATCAGCAGCGGCAGACACGACGAGAGCGGGTTCGTCCCCGTGCGGCGGTAGAGCTCCATGGTCTCGCGAGACATCGCCTCGCGGGAGAACTGGTCGCGCTTGCCCTTGTACTTGTCCTGGATCTTCTTGAGCTGTGGCGCGACCTCGAGCATCTTGCGCTGGCTCTTGATCTGGCGCACGAAGATCGGGATGAGCGCGGCGCGGACCACGATCACCAGACCGACGATCGAGAGCACCCAGGTCAGGCCGGCGGCCGGGTCGAGGCCGATGCTCGTCCACAGCCAGTGCCAGGCCACCAGGATCAGCTCCACCACCCACTTGATGGGCCAGAGGATCGTATCGATGAAGGGGATTTCCATGGTGGTGAGCGTCAGCCCTTTCCGTGGCTAGCTGAGACGACGAAGCCGAATGGCGTGGTGCGGTAGCGCGGCCGACGAACCGGCGGGACGTCGTCGACACCGCCCTTCGCCCAGGGGTGGCAGCGTGCGATGCGGTACACGCCGAGCGCGGAGCCCACGACCAGACCGCGCTGCTGGATGGCCTGCAGCGTGTAGGCGGAGCACGAGGGGTAGTAGCGGCAGACGTCGCCGTAGAGGGGAGAGATCACCGCGCGATATCCGCGAAGCAGGAGCACCGCCAGGTTGCGGGGGAGAAGCAGGATCGTCGTCAGCAGCATCCTCATGCGAGCACTGATCCTTTTCTGAGCGACGTGGAGAGCTCGTCGAACAGTACCCCGTAAGGCTGGGACGAAGCTCCGGGCAGCGCCCGGACCACCACGTCGAGTCCGCCGGACACCGCGGGGAGCAGGTCGTAGCTCGCCGCCTTGAGCCGACGCCGGACCCGGTTGCGCACCACGGCCCCGCCGACGTTCTTCGCCACGATGAAGCCGAAACGCGCATCCGACGAATCGGATGCGCGAATGTAGGTGACGGTGTGAGGGCCGACGAAGCGCCGACCGCGCCTCACCGTGGAGCGGTACTCCTCACCCGTGGTGAGTCGATTGCGTCTCGCCAGCACCGCTCCGCACCGTCAGGGCAGGGTCGGACTAGGCCGAGAGCTCGGTGCGGCCCTTGGAGCGGCGCGCCGAGAGGATGGCACGGCCGGCGCGGGTGCGCATGCGGGCGCGGAAGCCGTGCACCTTGGCGCGGCGGCGGTTGTTGGGCTGGAAGGTTCGCTTGCTCATGATTTTCTCCGTGTCCAGGCGCGGTACGAGACGCACACCCGGCGAATAGAAAGGGGGACGGGCTCGGCAGAACCCATAAGTCAACTGATTAAAGCTACGTGCACAACGCGGAATGGTCAAATGTCAGTGTCCGCCGACGTTCTCCACACCTGTGGACAACATCTGTGTATGACACACCTCCGGTCAATACCGCAAACTTGCCACCGACCATGGCAGTGGCTAGCTTAGGTGCTCACAGTTGCTGCCAGCCGGGGTCTGACCGACTGGCACATGTTCGCAATCTCGCACGCGACGGCCGTCGTCGTTCGGCAGTCGTCCCGACAGGAGTTCCGTTGGCTGAGGTAGGAGATTCCACCGAAGACAACTGGCGCACCGTCCTCTCCGTCCTGGCCGCCGACGAGCGCATCACCCCCCAGCTGAAGGGCTTCCTCTCGCTGGTCGTCCCCAAGGGGATCATGGGCGGCGCCTTCTACCTCGAGGTGCCCAACGACTTCACCCGCGACATGCTCGAGCAGCGTGTCCGGCCCGCTCTCATCCAGGCGCTCAGCTCGCTCGACGGCGAACTCGGCGTCAGCACCTTCGCCGTCGTGGTGAACCCCGAGATCGACGGCTATCGGCTCGCCGAGTCCTCCGTCCCTCTCCCCGCGCGCGAGGAGACGCAGGCCGTCGCCGTGTCTGAGGCCGCCTACGTCGAGGCTCTGCCCGCTCCGGTGCAGGAGACCGCGGTCGGGCCGCAGCGCAACAACGACACCAGGCTCAACCCGAAGTACAGCTTCGACAACTTCGTCATCGGCGGATCCAACCGCTTCGCCCACGCCGCGGCGGTCGCCGTGGCCGAGGCGCCGGCGAAGGCCTACAACCCCCTCTTCATCTACGGCGACTCCGGCCTCGGCAAGACGCACCTGCTCCACGCCATCGGCCACTACGCGATGAGCCTCTACCCCGGGGTGCGCGTCCGGTACGTCAGCTCCGAGGAGTTCACGAACGACTTCATCAACTCGATCGCCAACAACCGCGGAGCGGCCTTCCACTCCCGGTACCGCGACATCGACCTGCTGCTGATCGACGACATCCAGTTCCTGCAGGGCAAGGCGGAGACGCAGGAGGCGTTCTTCCACACCTTCAACACCCTGCACGACCACAACAAGCAGGTCGTCATCACCTCCGACCTCCCTCCGAAGCACCTCACCGGCTTCGAGGATCGGATGCGCACCCGCTTCGAGTGGGGCCTCATCACGGATGTGCAGACACCAGACCTCGAGACCCGCATCGCGATCCTGAGGAAGAAGGCGCAGAGCGAGCGACTCCGTGTGCCCGACGACATCCTCGAGTTCATGGCGTCGAAGGTCTCGTCCAACGTGCGCGAGCTCGAGGGCACGCTCATCCGGGTCACCGCCTTCGCCAGCCTCAACAGGACGCCCGTCGACATGCAGCTGGTGCAGACCGTGCTGAAGGACGTCATCACGCTCGACGACGACAACGTCATCGCGCCGGTCGACATCATCAACAACACCGCCGAGTACTTCAAGCTCTCGGTCGACGACCTCTACGGGTCGTCCCGCTCGCAGGCCATCGCGACGGCACGCCAGATAGCGATGTACCTGTGCCGCGAGATGACGAGCCTCTCGCTCCCCAAGATCGGTCAGCTGTTCGGCGGACGAGACCACACCACGGTGATGTACGCCAACAACAAGATCGGCAAGCTCATGACGGAGAAGCGGTCGATCTACAACCAGGTCACCGAGATCAGCAACCGCATCAAGCACGACCAGCGCTACAAGGGCGCCTGACGCCCTTCCCCGACACAGCCCCGACCTCGGCCACGACGGCCCGAGAGAGGGGCTTTCGTCATGTTTCCACACAGTGTGGACAACCTGTGGAGAACCGAATGACAATTGTGAGTCCGTCGCGTCGAGTTGTGGATCCGTTCATCTCGCCGCCGGATGCGGTTTCCTCGGCACACGGTGTCATTCACACGTCATCGACAACTTACAGAGTTGTAGTTTCCAGAATCC encodes:
- a CDS encoding Jag family protein; amino-acid sequence: MTETDVTETETVDAAVQDDGDIAADYIEELLDICDIDGDIDIEVRDGRTYVSVVASGDSNLHVLSNPETVTALQELTRLAVQAKTGEFSRLILDVGGSRDARQRELEAMVDRAIGQLDAGAEEAHLEPMSSYERKLVHDIAAGRGFGSESEGEGRDRHTVITRA
- the yidC gene encoding membrane protein insertase YidC, which encodes MPFIDTILWPIKWVVELILVAWHWLWTSIGLDPAAGLTWVLSIVGLVIVVRAALIPIFVRQIKSQRKMLEVAPQLKKIQDKYKGKRDQFSREAMSRETMELYRRTGTNPLSSCLPLLIQMPIFFSLFSVLNNAQKGQAGVGPLNAELGKQFGDATLFGVAPLHDTFIGSWNAGGPWQVMVIAGLMVVLMTASQFYTQLQIMAKNQSPEAKASPMYRQQRILLYILPLVFVFSGVAFPLGVMFYWLTSNFWTMGQQFLVIRNMPTPGSEAAKAREARLAKRGKLVQKDDPGVEEIEQPKQSTQRQQPISKARAKKQGGQK
- the yidD gene encoding membrane protein insertion efficiency factor YidD — its product is MRMLLTTILLLPRNLAVLLLRGYRAVISPLYGDVCRYYPSCSAYTLQAIQQRGLVVGSALGVYRIARCHPWAKGGVDDVPPVRRPRYRTTPFGFVVSASHGKG
- the rnpA gene encoding ribonuclease P protein component translates to MLARRNRLTTGEEYRSTVRRGRRFVGPHTVTYIRASDSSDARFGFIVAKNVGGAVVRNRVRRRLKAASYDLLPAVSGGLDVVVRALPGASSQPYGVLFDELSTSLRKGSVLA
- the rpmH gene encoding 50S ribosomal protein L34; the encoded protein is MSKRTFQPNNRRRAKVHGFRARMRTRAGRAILSARRSKGRTELSA
- the dnaA gene encoding chromosomal replication initiator protein DnaA, which codes for MGGAFYLEVPNDFTRDMLEQRVRPALIQALSSLDGELGVSTFAVVVNPEIDGYRLAESSVPLPAREETQAVAVSEAAYVEALPAPVQETAVGPQRNNDTRLNPKYSFDNFVIGGSNRFAHAAAVAVAEAPAKAYNPLFIYGDSGLGKTHLLHAIGHYAMSLYPGVRVRYVSSEEFTNDFINSIANNRGAAFHSRYRDIDLLLIDDIQFLQGKAETQEAFFHTFNTLHDHNKQVVITSDLPPKHLTGFEDRMRTRFEWGLITDVQTPDLETRIAILRKKAQSERLRVPDDILEFMASKVSSNVRELEGTLIRVTAFASLNRTPVDMQLVQTVLKDVITLDDDNVIAPVDIINNTAEYFKLSVDDLYGSSRSQAIATARQIAMYLCREMTSLSLPKIGQLFGGRDHTTVMYANNKIGKLMTEKRSIYNQVTEISNRIKHDQRYKGA